The following is a genomic window from Streptomyces lincolnensis.
GTCCTGGAGGCCACCGACGCCGGAATCGGCCTCGCCGTCGTCATCACCGAGGGCATCCCCGTCCACGACTCCGTCGCCTTCACCACCCACGCGCGGGCCAAGGGCACCCGCGTCGTCGGCCCCAACTGCCCGGGCCTGATCACCCCCGGCCAGTCCAACGCGGGCATCATCCCCGACGACATCACCCGGCCCGGCCGCATCGGCCTGGTGTCCAAGTCGGGCACGCTCACCTACCAACTCATGTACGAACTCCGGGACATCGGCTTCTCGACCTGCGTCGGAATCGGCGGCGACCCGGTCGTCGGCACCAGCCACATCGACTGCCTGGCCGCCTTCCAGGACGACCCCGACACCGAACTCGTCGTCCTCATCGGGGAGATCGGCGGCGACGCGGAGGAACGCGCGGCCGCCTACATCAAGGAACACGTCACCAAGCCGGTCGTCGGCTACATCGCCGGATTCACCGCGCCCGAGGGCAAGACCATGGGACACGCCGGCGCCATCGTGTCCGGCTCATCGGGAACCGCGCGGGCGAAGCGTGAGGCGCTGGAGGCGGCCGGGGTGAGCGTGGGCAGCACCCCGACCGAGACGGCGAAACTCGTGCTCGCGCGTCTCGATGACCAGCGGCAGGCCACCCCATAGTCGAGGTGAGCCACGCACCCCGCCCCCGAC
Proteins encoded in this region:
- the sucD gene encoding succinate--CoA ligase subunit alpha, whose protein sequence is MAIYLTKESKVLVQGMTGGEGMKHTRRMLAAGTNVVGGVNPRKAGQTVDFDVPQGLEGLGGTPMTVPVFGSVREGIEATGADVTVVFVPPAFAKAAVLEATDAGIGLAVVITEGIPVHDSVAFTTHARAKGTRVVGPNCPGLITPGQSNAGIIPDDITRPGRIGLVSKSGTLTYQLMYELRDIGFSTCVGIGGDPVVGTSHIDCLAAFQDDPDTELVVLIGEIGGDAEERAAAYIKEHVTKPVVGYIAGFTAPEGKTMGHAGAIVSGSSGTARAKREALEAAGVSVGSTPTETAKLVLARLDDQRQATP